The segment GAGACGCGATCGGGATAAGCGGACGCACGTTTTTCCAGAAAGGCGGTTATTCCCTCCTTCGCGTCATTGCTGCGACCACGCGAATACATGGCGCGACTTTCCAGCCGGTGCGCCTCCATTGGGTGGCTCGCGCCCATCATCCGCCACAACATCTGACGCGCCAACGCCACCGAAACCGGTGCGGTGTCATTGGTCAGCGACCGGGCAAAGGCGCGCGCGGCGGGCAACAGATCGTCGGGCCCATGCACCGCGCGAACCAGCCCCCCGCGTTCGGCTTCGGCAGCGTCGAACACCCGGCCCGAATACACCCATTCCAGCGCCTGCCCGATGCCGACGATGCGCGGCAGGAACCAGCTCGACGCGGCTTCGGGGACGATCCCGCGCCGCGAAAAGACGAAGCCAATGCGAGCGGCCTCGCTCGCCAGCCGGAAATCCATCGCCAACGTCATCGTCGCGCCGATGCCCACCGCCGGGCCATTGATCGCGGCGATCACGGGCTTTCGGCAGTTGAAGATGCGCAGTGTCAACATGCCGCCGCCATCACGATATGCGCTGTTACCCACAGCCTCGGGATTCCACCCGGCACGCTTTTCATAATCGAACGTCGAGGCGCCGGCCGACAGGTCTGCGCCCGCACAAAAGGCACGCCCCGCGCCGGTCACGATCACCGCGCGCACCGCGTCGTCCGCATCGGCCAGGTCGAATGCCGCGATCAGTTCGTGCATCATCTCGCGGGTAAAGGCGTTCAGCTTGTCGGGCCGGTTGAGCGTGATCGTCAGGATCGCGTCTTCAATATCGGTGCTGATGGTCGAGAATTCGGGCATTTGCACATCCCTCCCCTGTCGGGGCGGTCTGCCTGCCGCCCGCCGGTGCATCCTAT is part of the Sphingomonas sp. C3-2 genome and harbors:
- a CDS encoding crotonase/enoyl-CoA hydratase family protein — encoded protein: MPEFSTISTDIEDAILTITLNRPDKLNAFTREMMHELIAAFDLADADDAVRAVIVTGAGRAFCAGADLSAGASTFDYEKRAGWNPEAVGNSAYRDGGGMLTLRIFNCRKPVIAAINGPAVGIGATMTLAMDFRLASEAARIGFVFSRRGIVPEAASSWFLPRIVGIGQALEWVYSGRVFDAAEAERGGLVRAVHGPDDLLPAARAFARSLTNDTAPVSVALARQMLWRMMGASHPMEAHRLESRAMYSRGRSNDAKEGITAFLEKRASAYPDRVSADMPHFAPWMDDPDY